ATCGCCAACATCGGCGCCTACCTGTTCGCGGCGATGCGCAACCGGATGAAGGACGAACTCCGGTCGGCGCGCTCCCGCACCGTGCCGCTCGACGGCGAGGGGGTCCGCGCGGATGCCGACGTGTTCCGCGAGGTCGACGTTTTCCACGAGCGCGCGCTGGTGCGCCGCGCCCTCCGGACGCTCCCGGCCGATCAGCAGCGCGTGCTCGTGCACGTGGCGGTCGCAGGGGCTCGGGCACGGGAGCTGACGGCCGAGCTCGACCGCCCCGCGCCGGCGATCCACGCCCTCGTCTACCGCGCGAAAGCAGGCCTGCGGCGCGCGATCGTGCGGGAGATGCTCGTGTGGGGCGACCCGCCCGCCGCGTGTGTGCGCTTCGCCGACACGCTCCCCGACATCTTCCCGCTCGCGCTGGCCGACGTCGTCGGGGTCGCGCGGTTCACCCATCTCGCTCGTTGCGCACGCTGCCGCGCGGCGTGGACGCGACTCGACGAGCTCGCCCGCGGCTTCGACGACGCATGAGCGCGACGATGACACCGGAACGAGAGGGGACGCCGCTCCCCCCGCATGTGATCCTCGGTCGCGCCTCGCTCCTGGCCGGTCGCACGGTCACGGCGCTCGTCGAGTTCGAAGCGGCCGCGCGCGCCGCGCGAACGCCGGCCGAGAGTCGCCTCGCCGCGCACC
This genomic window from Candidatus Microbacterium phytovorans contains:
- a CDS encoding sigma-70 family RNA polymerase sigma factor; amino-acid sequence: MRTTTTAERLGEETDSHTDAEATAAIGDYYAANRGLLQGFARKLAGDLLDPHDLLAEALASAVGRAASGSDIANIGAYLFAAMRNRMKDELRSARSRTVPLDGEGVRADADVFREVDVFHERALVRRALRTLPADQQRVLVHVAVAGARARELTAELDRPAPAIHALVYRAKAGLRRAIVREMLVWGDPPAACVRFADTLPDIFPLALADVVGVARFTHLARCARCRAAWTRLDELARGFDDA